One segment of Cetobacterium sp. NK01 DNA contains the following:
- a CDS encoding mechanosensitive ion channel family protein encodes MEQTLSTFINEFTAALAKSAPIFIKKMIFLGVLWITYRPVQGFVMKAFNKFLSLKKLDELLVHFLQSFLNILIIIFYALNIIQILGIEMTSILALLGSIGIGIGLALKGSLSDLAGGMQILASRYFTKGDYIITCSVEGTVQRITFLYTVLHTVDNKFVVVPNGKLSGEVIVNAGANDERRVDCVFSVSYDTSIDKVKELLTDIAKNHALILQDKDIFVRLSKHNSSSLDFTMRVWTKKETYWDVFFDLQELVKKRFDQEGIEIPYNKLDVYCKTTGE; translated from the coding sequence ATGGAACAAACATTATCAACTTTTATTAATGAGTTTACTGCTGCTCTTGCAAAATCAGCACCTATATTCATTAAAAAAATGATTTTTTTAGGAGTTTTATGGATCACTTATAGACCTGTTCAAGGTTTTGTTATGAAAGCTTTTAATAAGTTTTTATCACTAAAAAAACTTGACGAACTTTTAGTACATTTTTTACAGTCTTTTTTAAATATTTTAATAATTATATTTTATGCTTTAAATATAATTCAGATACTTGGCATTGAAATGACATCTATCTTAGCACTTCTTGGATCTATTGGTATCGGTATTGGACTTGCCTTAAAAGGAAGTTTATCTGACCTTGCTGGTGGTATGCAAATACTTGCTTCTAGATATTTTACTAAGGGAGACTATATTATAACTTGTAGCGTTGAAGGAACTGTTCAAAGAATAACTTTCCTTTACACTGTTTTACACACTGTAGATAACAAGTTTGTTGTTGTACCTAACGGTAAACTTTCTGGTGAAGTTATTGTTAATGCTGGGGCTAATGATGAAAGAAGAGTAGACTGTGTATTCTCTGTTTCATATGACACATCTATTGATAAAGTTAAAGAGCTTTTAACTGATATCGCTAAAAACCATGCTTTAATTCTTCAAGATAAAGATATCTTTGTAAGACTTAGCAAGCATAATTCAAGCTCACTTGATTTTACAATGAGAGTTTGGACTAAAAAAGAGACTTATTGGGATGTTTTCTTCGATCTACAAGAACTTGTTAAAAAGAGATTTGATCAAGAGGGAATTGAGATTCCATATAACAAACTTGATGTTTATTGCAAAACAACTGGCGAATAA
- a CDS encoding AAA family ATPase — protein sequence MKSVTRLKSISIKNIKNVKNGSIELPQSIDESGYVKQSDIIGIYGQNGSGKTAVVESLNILKILISGEKLPKDTINLISADAGSANLEYKFYAFIKDKLSSIKYKVTLEKSTVKDDDSDVLKHDFRVIDEEIYSLDLPREKGKRYKVLGAFFSTKEISPKNLKDYLISDEDARVEFRVLESRLQSERRSLIFSKVFLDKLPKDNFKELTDVLEAMRYYGAMNLTVVENRDSGVINANFLIPLSFRHSNNDKVSHGKIGLYLNQPNEVQVDEYNLIQNVLEQMNIVLSKIIPGLTVTTKELSRSFNEKSSQMVKFQLFSKNGDIEIPLRYESDGIKKIISILSSFTVVYNNSDYCLVVDELDAGIFEYLLGEILEIVSKYGKGQLIFTSHNLRPLEVLNKDNLVFTTTDKENNYTKLSNIKVTNNIRNVYMKNVMLGSSDKKDELYNETDSYEIKKAFKKAGSDK from the coding sequence ATGAAATCAGTTACTAGATTAAAATCTATAAGCATAAAAAATATAAAAAATGTAAAAAATGGATCTATTGAATTGCCTCAATCGATAGATGAAAGTGGATATGTTAAACAATCCGATATAATAGGTATTTATGGACAAAATGGTTCTGGAAAGACAGCAGTGGTTGAATCTTTAAATATACTAAAAATTTTGATTTCAGGAGAAAAGTTACCTAAAGATACAATAAACTTAATATCAGCAGATGCTGGAAGTGCAAACTTAGAATATAAGTTTTATGCATTTATTAAAGATAAATTAAGCTCAATAAAATATAAAGTTACTTTAGAAAAATCAACTGTAAAAGATGATGATAGTGATGTATTAAAACATGATTTTAGAGTAATAGATGAAGAGATTTATTCTTTAGATTTACCTAGAGAAAAAGGTAAAAGATACAAAGTATTAGGAGCTTTTTTCAGTACAAAGGAAATTTCACCTAAAAATTTAAAAGATTATCTTATTTCTGATGAAGATGCAAGAGTAGAATTTAGAGTTCTAGAAAGTAGATTACAAAGTGAAAGAAGGAGTTTAATTTTCTCAAAAGTTTTTTTAGATAAACTACCAAAAGATAATTTTAAAGAATTAACTGATGTTTTAGAAGCAATGAGATATTATGGAGCTATGAATTTAACTGTTGTAGAAAATAGAGATTCAGGAGTTATTAATGCAAACTTTTTAATTCCATTAAGTTTTAGACATAGCAATAATGACAAAGTATCTCATGGAAAGATAGGACTCTATTTAAATCAACCTAATGAAGTTCAAGTAGATGAGTACAATCTCATTCAAAATGTTTTAGAGCAAATGAATATAGTTTTAAGTAAAATAATCCCTGGATTAACAGTTACTACTAAAGAACTTTCTAGGTCATTTAATGAAAAATCATCACAGATGGTAAAATTTCAATTGTTTTCTAAAAATGGAGATATAGAAATCCCATTAAGATATGAGTCTGATGGAATAAAAAAAATAATTTCAATACTAAGTTCATTTACTGTTGTTTATAATAATTCTGATTATTGTTTGGTAGTTGATGAGCTAGATGCTGGAATATTTGAGTATCTTTTAGGTGAAATATTGGAAATTGTTTCTAAGTATGGAAAAGGTCAGCTTATTTTCACTTCTCATAATTTAAGACCTTTAGAAGTACTTAATAAAGATAACTTAGTTTTTACAACAACTGATAAAGAAAATAATTATACAAAACTTTCAAATATAAAAGTTACAAACAATATCAGAAATGTATATATGAAAAATGTAATGCTCGGAAGTAGTGATAAAAAGGATGAGTTATATAATGAAACTGATAGCTATGAAATAAAAAAAGCTTTTAAAAAAGCCGGAAGTGATAAGTAA
- a CDS encoding sigma-70 family RNA polymerase sigma factor translates to MIDNRVLTQAQQGNEEAIEKIIEQYHALVYKNTKFLFLKGADHHDLLQEGYIGLFKAIKNFDETKDACFSTFASLCIRRHIISTIKKHNVDKHRVLNDSMASQGYCEHQEKTSYKSLNTPFSSPENILLGKELAALLKLYITENFSQLEKNVFHWLCKQYTYIEIANILDESPKKIDNTIQRIRRKILEYLSTYSDKE, encoded by the coding sequence ATGATTGATAATCGTGTATTAACTCAAGCGCAACAAGGGAATGAAGAAGCTATTGAAAAAATTATTGAACAATATCATGCATTAGTTTACAAAAATACTAAATTTTTATTTTTAAAAGGTGCTGATCATCACGATCTGCTTCAAGAGGGATACATTGGTCTTTTTAAAGCTATAAAAAACTTTGATGAAACTAAAGATGCTTGTTTTTCAACCTTTGCTAGTCTTTGCATAAGAAGACATATAATCTCAACTATTAAAAAGCATAATGTTGATAAGCATCGAGTTTTAAATGACTCTATGGCCAGTCAAGGTTACTGTGAACATCAGGAAAAAACTAGTTATAAATCTTTAAACACTCCATTTTCTTCTCCTGAGAATATACTTTTAGGCAAAGAGTTAGCAGCTCTTCTGAAACTTTATATTACAGAAAATTTTTCTCAACTAGAAAAAAATGTTTTTCACTGGCTTTGTAAACAATATACATACATAGAGATTGCAAATATTTTAGATGAATCTCCTAAAAAGATAGACAATACTATACAAAGAATTCGTAGAAAGATACTTGAATACCTTAGTACTTATAGTGATAAAGAATAA
- a CDS encoding cyclically-permuted mutarotase family protein, with protein sequence MKKVILGLSLATLMLTGCTGNTVKTGGNQDIAWKYIKDLPVPKGYEVQKGVAGPLAGSIGDYVVVAGGANFPHKSVLEGGPKVVYSDLYLMKKVGSGLELVKHTQLPKEIGYGTAISTDKGIYYVGGTYQTGVSNEILFITLNADKTDVVVKTIGKLPFEYHSGVAALRGDDIYIVTGKQDNKNSKNFYKYNLTTGKTTALKMFPGTERSQSVGQILNNGTEDLLYVFGGGTGVAFTDGYAYNFAKDTWVKAKDVEVKGKEISLLGASSVKLNNNEMLVIGGFNKEVWDDANLKLGSLKGKELEQYRHDYFTKDPQDFNWNKDMLVYDAKNNTWKSIGQVPFMAPCGEGLVKVGDTIFSINGEIKPGVRSERIYQGTLVK encoded by the coding sequence ATGAAAAAAGTTATTTTAGGGTTATCGTTGGCAACTTTAATGCTAACAGGATGTACGGGGAATACAGTTAAAACTGGAGGAAACCAAGATATAGCTTGGAAGTATATAAAGGATCTACCAGTTCCAAAGGGGTATGAAGTACAAAAAGGTGTAGCAGGACCATTAGCAGGAAGCATAGGTGACTATGTAGTTGTAGCAGGAGGAGCTAACTTCCCACACAAATCAGTATTAGAGGGTGGACCAAAGGTAGTGTATTCAGATCTATATTTAATGAAAAAGGTTGGAAGTGGTTTAGAGTTAGTTAAACATACTCAATTACCAAAAGAGATAGGTTATGGAACAGCTATTTCAACAGATAAGGGAATCTACTATGTTGGAGGAACATATCAAACTGGAGTATCAAATGAGATACTATTTATAACTTTAAATGCTGACAAAACAGATGTTGTTGTAAAAACAATAGGAAAATTACCATTTGAATATCACAGTGGAGTAGCAGCACTACGTGGAGATGACATCTACATTGTAACTGGAAAACAGGATAATAAAAATAGTAAGAATTTTTATAAATATAATTTAACAACTGGAAAAACAACAGCTTTAAAAATGTTCCCGGGAACAGAAAGAAGTCAGTCAGTTGGACAGATCTTAAATAATGGAACAGAGGACCTTTTATATGTATTTGGAGGGGGAACTGGAGTTGCCTTTACAGATGGATATGCATATAATTTTGCTAAAGACACTTGGGTAAAAGCAAAAGATGTAGAGGTAAAAGGAAAAGAGATCTCTCTTTTAGGAGCTAGCTCTGTAAAATTGAATAACAATGAGATGTTAGTAATTGGTGGATTTAATAAAGAGGTTTGGGATGATGCAAACCTTAAGTTAGGTTCTTTAAAAGGAAAAGAGTTAGAGCAGTATAGACATGATTATTTCACAAAAGATCCTCAAGATTTTAACTGGAATAAGGATATGTTAGTATATGATGCAAAAAATAACACTTGGAAATCAATAGGTCAAGTTCCATTTATGGCTCCTTGTGGAGAGGGACTAGTAAAAGTTGGAGATACAATTTTCTCAATAAATGGAGAGATTAAACCAGGAGTTAGAAGTGAGCGAATATATCAAGGAACTTTAGTTAAATAA